A genomic region of Gallaecimonas xiamenensis 3-C-1 contains the following coding sequences:
- the lexA gene encoding transcriptional repressor LexA has translation MRPLTPRQQQILELIRDRISASGMPPTRAEIAQQLGFKSANAAEEHLKALAKKGVIEILAGTSRGIRLLEDESANDESGLPLIGQVAAGEPILATQHIESHFQLDPDFFHPRADFLLRVKGESMKKIGIMDGDLLAVHKTTQARNGQVVVARVEDEVTVKRLEQSGHQLRLIAENDDFEDILVDLRETPVTIEGLAVGVIRSGSF, from the coding sequence ATGCGTCCGCTTACCCCGCGCCAACAGCAAATCCTGGAGCTGATCCGTGACCGTATTTCGGCCAGCGGCATGCCGCCGACCCGGGCCGAGATCGCCCAGCAGCTGGGGTTCAAGTCGGCCAACGCCGCCGAAGAGCATCTCAAGGCCCTGGCCAAGAAAGGGGTAATAGAGATACTGGCGGGCACCTCCAGGGGCATCCGCCTGCTGGAAGACGAAAGCGCCAACGATGAAAGCGGCCTGCCCCTTATCGGCCAGGTGGCTGCCGGTGAACCCATTTTGGCTACCCAGCATATCGAGTCCCACTTCCAGCTGGATCCTGACTTTTTCCACCCCAGGGCCGATTTCTTGCTGCGGGTCAAAGGGGAAAGCATGAAGAAGATCGGCATCATGGACGGCGACCTGCTGGCCGTGCACAAGACCACCCAGGCCCGCAACGGCCAGGTGGTGGTAGCCCGGGTGGAGGACGAGGTGACGGTCAAACGACTGGAGCAGTCAGGGCACCAATTACGGCTGATCGCCGAAAACGACGACTTTGAGGATATTTTGGTGGATCTGCGGGAAACCCCGGTCACCATCGAGGGCTTGGCGGTAGGCGTTATTCGCAGCGGCAGCTTCTAA
- the coxB gene encoding cytochrome c oxidase subunit II — translation MHVSSNHRVGGLLALACGCLALGARADGYNMTEGVTEFSQQVYGLHMTIFYICCAIGVLVFGVMFYSLIRHRKSKGAQAADFHESTKVEILWTLIPFIILIAMAVPATQALVSGDDDGAGKADLTVQITGSQWKWHYQYLGTDVGFYSLLATPRDQIANRLQKGDNYLLEVDRPLVLPTDRNIRFVITSEDVIHSWWLPAFAVKKDANPGFINQVQTRIKEPGIYRGQCAELCGKDHGFMPIVVIAKTPGDFDQWLAGEQVRIAEKKAEEDKLLAMNRSMDELMAQGEQLYNGHCAMCHQPNGAGLPGAIPALKGSAIALGDLNGHLDIVINGKSGTAMQAFGKQLSLSELAAIITYERNAWGNDTGDAVQAADLHHFIQGTAQ, via the coding sequence ATGCACGTGAGCAGCAATCACCGTGTCGGCGGCTTGTTGGCGCTGGCCTGCGGCTGCCTGGCGTTGGGAGCCAGGGCCGACGGCTACAACATGACCGAAGGGGTTACCGAATTCAGCCAGCAGGTCTACGGCCTGCACATGACCATTTTCTATATCTGCTGTGCCATTGGCGTCCTGGTGTTTGGCGTCATGTTCTACAGCCTGATCCGCCATCGTAAGTCCAAAGGGGCCCAGGCTGCCGACTTCCACGAGTCCACCAAGGTGGAGATCCTCTGGACCCTGATCCCCTTCATCATCTTGATCGCCATGGCGGTGCCTGCCACCCAGGCCCTGGTCAGCGGTGACGATGACGGTGCCGGCAAGGCCGACCTGACAGTGCAGATCACCGGCTCCCAATGGAAATGGCATTACCAGTACCTGGGTACGGATGTGGGGTTTTATTCCCTGCTGGCTACCCCCAGGGATCAGATAGCCAACCGCCTGCAAAAGGGTGACAACTACCTGCTGGAGGTGGACAGGCCCCTGGTTCTGCCCACCGACCGCAATATCCGCTTCGTCATCACCTCAGAAGACGTGATCCACTCCTGGTGGCTGCCGGCCTTTGCCGTCAAGAAAGACGCCAACCCAGGCTTTATCAACCAGGTGCAGACCCGTATCAAGGAACCCGGTATCTACCGTGGCCAATGTGCCGAGCTGTGCGGCAAAGACCACGGCTTTATGCCCATAGTGGTGATTGCCAAGACCCCTGGGGATTTTGACCAGTGGCTGGCCGGCGAACAGGTTCGCATCGCCGAGAAGAAAGCCGAGGAAGACAAGCTGCTGGCCATGAACAGGTCCATGGACGAGCTAATGGCCCAGGGCGAGCAGCTCTACAACGGCCACTGTGCCATGTGCCACCAACCCAATGGGGCAGGGCTGCCGGGGGCCATTCCCGCCCTCAAGGGCAGCGCCATCGCACTGGGCGATCTCAACGGCCATCTAGATATCGTTATCAACGGCAAGAGCGGCACCGCCATGCAGGCCTTCGGCAAACAGCTCAGCCTGTCTGAGTTGGCCGCCATCATCACCTATGAACGCAATGCCTGGGGCAACGACACCGGCGACGCCGTCCAGGCCGCCGATCTCCATCACTTTATCCAGGGCACCGCTCAGTAG
- the ctaD gene encoding cytochrome c oxidase subunit I, with protein sequence MQVSREMDAQGGVGASEHHDEHAHHGPAKGLMRWVTTTNHKDIGSLYLWFSFIMFLIGGSMAMVIRAELFQPGLQLVEPQFFNQMTTVHGLIMVFGAVMPAFVGLANWMIPMMIGAPDMALPRMNNWSFWILPFAFTILLSSLFMDGGGPAFGWTFYAPLSTTYSSDSTALFVFSVHIMGISSIMGAINVIVTIFNLRAPGMTWMKLPLFVWTWLITAFLLIAVMPVLAGAVTMVLTDKYFGTDFFNAAGGGDPVMFQHIFWFFGHPEVYIMILPSFGIISAILPTFARKKLFGYSSMVYATASIAGLSFVVWAHHMFTTGMPLFGELFFMYCTMLIAVPTGVKVFNWVATLWKGSISFEVPMLFALAFVVLFTIGGFSGLMLAIPPADFQYHDTYFVVAHFHYVLVTGAIFSIMAAAYYWLPKWTGHMFDEGLAKLHFWCSLVSVNVLFFPMHFLGLAGMPRRIPDYALQFADLNKIVSIGGFAFGLSQLIFLWVVIKCIKGGKPASDHVWEGTEGLEWTLPSPAPYHSFTTPPEIK encoded by the coding sequence ATGCAGGTCAGCAGAGAAATGGATGCTCAAGGGGGCGTAGGCGCCAGCGAGCATCATGACGAACATGCCCACCATGGCCCGGCCAAGGGGCTGATGCGCTGGGTAACCACCACCAACCACAAGGACATCGGCAGTCTCTACCTCTGGTTCAGTTTCATCATGTTCCTGATCGGCGGTTCCATGGCCATGGTGATCCGCGCCGAGCTGTTCCAGCCAGGGCTGCAACTGGTGGAGCCACAGTTTTTCAACCAGATGACCACGGTGCACGGCCTTATCATGGTGTTCGGTGCGGTAATGCCGGCCTTCGTGGGCCTTGCCAACTGGATGATCCCCATGATGATCGGCGCGCCGGACATGGCGCTGCCGCGCATGAACAACTGGAGCTTCTGGATCCTGCCTTTCGCCTTCACCATCTTGCTGTCCAGCCTCTTTATGGACGGCGGTGGCCCGGCTTTCGGCTGGACCTTCTATGCCCCTTTGTCCACCACCTATTCGTCTGATTCCACGGCGCTGTTTGTATTTTCGGTCCACATCATGGGGATCAGCTCCATCATGGGGGCCATCAACGTCATAGTGACCATCTTCAACCTCCGTGCCCCCGGCATGACCTGGATGAAGCTGCCGCTCTTTGTCTGGACCTGGCTTATCACCGCCTTCCTGCTGATCGCGGTGATGCCGGTGCTGGCGGGGGCCGTGACCATGGTGCTCACCGACAAATACTTCGGCACCGACTTTTTCAATGCCGCCGGTGGCGGCGATCCGGTGATGTTCCAGCACATCTTCTGGTTCTTCGGGCACCCCGAGGTGTACATCATGATCTTGCCGAGTTTCGGCATCATCAGCGCCATCCTGCCTACCTTCGCCCGCAAGAAGCTGTTCGGCTATTCGTCCATGGTCTATGCCACCGCCAGTATTGCCGGCTTGAGCTTCGTGGTCTGGGCCCACCATATGTTCACCACCGGCATGCCGCTGTTTGGCGAGCTGTTCTTCATGTACTGCACCATGCTGATCGCGGTGCCCACCGGGGTGAAGGTGTTCAACTGGGTGGCCACCCTCTGGAAGGGGTCCATCAGTTTCGAAGTGCCCATGCTGTTTGCCCTGGCCTTCGTGGTGTTGTTCACCATAGGGGGCTTTTCCGGGCTGATGCTGGCCATCCCCCCGGCGGACTTCCAATATCACGACACCTACTTTGTGGTGGCCCACTTCCACTATGTACTGGTGACGGGGGCCATCTTCTCGATCATGGCCGCCGCCTACTACTGGCTACCCAAGTGGACCGGGCACATGTTCGACGAAGGCCTGGCCAAGCTGCACTTCTGGTGCTCGCTGGTTTCGGTGAACGTGCTGTTCTTCCCCATGCACTTTCTGGGGCTGGCCGGTATGCCGAGACGGATCCCCGACTACGCCCTACAATTTGCCGACCTCAACAAGATAGTGTCCATCGGCGGCTTTGCCTTTGGCCTGAGCCAGCTCATCTTCCTGTGGGTGGTGATCAAGTGCATCAAGGGCGGTAAGCCGGCCAGTGACCATGTCTGGGAAGGCACCGAAGGGCTGGAGTGGACCCTGCCAAGCCCGGCTCCCTATCACAGCTTCACCACCCCACCGGAGATCAAGTGA